TCAAGTTTAATACGCAATGCCTCAAACTAGTTAGAAAAACgtatggagggcgtggataagcCCATCAGGTTCGCTGTGGGCCCCAGTTGAGGAGAGAAGATTATACATGGAGAGACAGACGTCAATTCAACGTCTGGCCCACTGTCACCACTAATTTGATATCCAACATATTGATCAAGCCCAAAGGCCAAGATTCACAGAAATCAACTAATCAACTACAGGAAGATCAAAACcaatttatgtggcccacctaaacatgCTGTAAACACCAACACTGTTCTGAGTTGGTTTCTTGATACGTGGTCCACTTCAAAATCTGAAAGAAATATGATTGGTCTCTAACCATGAAACCatctaaatttaaatttaaaatttttttttttaaaaaaaaaaaacgatggtATGGATGGAAGCTATACATCCTGGTCGGGTCCACCACACCGACTAGCAGCCACTGGCTACATTGGGTAGATCACAGCCCTGACAATACTGGTTAACATGTGTCCAAAAACAGGGAATATACTACATTCATTAGATAGACGCTATCACTGAAAAACATAAGCCACAGTCAACGATTTAGTTACATGCAACAAACAGAaaacctcattttttttaaatcaccCAAATATCTTTGGTTCTTCTGTCATGTTCCTCCAATCTCTTCTACATGAGGACCACAATGTCTATGTAGTGTGATAGATTGGAAAGACGGAGGCACCTTACTGACCGTGAACCAGAGACATGAATGTTTGTCTGCAAAAGCAATACAAAATATGATGAAATCCTAACTTATTTTCATGCACGTTGTAATGATCagtaagaaaaaattaaaatgagatgTTCCAAGCCTTATATAGAACTTACACAATCTGATGGAATCAAGTTTCGGAGTTGGAGTATGGCCTGCGTGGTTGTTTGGTGCATGACCTTTCTGTAGAAAGAGGTTGACAACAAGGGCATTCATGGCTAAAGTGCTTAGTAAATCAATTGCGACCCGACTACTAATAAAATAAATTTGTTGGAACGCAAATCATACCTCGAGAAGGAGAAGCATCGTACATTAACCCATTTAGATATGCACAATGCATATTCTTTTACTAGGACTGACTACTACCTATACATGTCCGAATGATGTCCAAATGTGATGACCTGTAATGTCAATGGGAAATGGAAATTCATACCAATGTAAGACATGATACTCTGATCCTCCGGTAGTTATCCTCCATGATAAATCTTGCCTACAAATGCGTTCACAAATTAAATAGATTTATACATTAATCTGATCACAAATAGAACACATCAAACCTGGCCCTCGGGAAGTTGTGTTCAGGTGTCAGGATGGCATGCTGTGAACTCTATACTCATGGGAATGAAAAGGGACAACAGTTATAAGATTTTAATGCATGAAGGAAATTAAAATACATGTTACATTCAACTGGAACGTCACAGTAATATTAAATACAGGCAAATTGAGAGATAATTGCAATGTATTTGTATCATGCAGTTATACATGCCATTAAAAAAGCCTACTGGAACCAAATATCTGATGTCTACCAACATCAGAGTGAGAATAAGTGTTGAAATATTGAAACTACAGCTTAATGATTGTATATAAGATGAAGAATGTAACCAAGATGACAACTACTAATGCAGCCACCGTGCCCCCGTCATTTGTGGGAGTATCATCTGTTTGAGTACTGTTGCACACCCTGGATCTCGGAATTTCTTGGATCAATTTACTGGCATATGTAGGTGACTCAACCTCACCACATGTCTGGATCGTTGACTCTCTACTCGTACTTGCATGGTTAAAATTCCACCATGCAGTCGCATCTTGGAATGATTTGAAGGATCGATGTCTAGCACCACTATATCCTTCTACATGCAACCGTGCCTCATCCCAAGACACATATATCCCAAGTCGACGACCGTTGACTACAACGTAATATTTACTTTAACCCACATAAACATAACCAAGATACGAAAAATATGCATGTTATACAATTCATAATATGAAAACATGTAAAGTGAATAGTACTGAAAATGGAAGATTAGTTTCACACATAACAGAATATCATGCATGTGGTAAATATCCAAAAACCCTAAAAACAGACGGTTACCAAAAAAATAAGTGTAGAATGTGTATATAGTTATTACGTATCCTGATATTGAAATTATCCAAACTGAAATCTAATTAATGTTGTTGCAACCATCAAGCAGAACCCCCACCAACATTTCTATTGAAATCAGATAAAGTTTTCTTCAACCAATCGACCCTCCGCTCTGGTCGAAGATTTACGAAAAAGGAGGCTAGCTTCTCATCCCTGGTCAGCAGCTGACCAACCTCGATGAACTCTGGGTTGGTCAGTCCCTGAACCTCCTCGAGGAGATCTAGTACTTTAGTAGTACGGTTGACCTCTTTACCAAGTCCAAATTTTTTGCATTGCCTCTGCCACCCCATCCAGAGATACCCCGAGGACGTCACAGGGATGAGTAGTACGCATCCGTTTCGTTGTCGTACTCCCACCACGACTACTCCCACATTCGGTTCCTCGACTGAGAGTGTTGCAGAATGAGCGATTTTCAGATTCTTTATGGCTTTCATTCGAAACTCGAAAATTCCCAGCTAAATCCCCGAGATTATCCTCGGAAATATCGATATGTGCATCTGTGTCATCGTCCAGGTCAGTCCATGCTTTATTTATCGTTGAACACGAGATGAAGCTGCGGCCATGTTCCTACTTCCTTGGGCGTAGCAGCCTGTTACATGGTCTGTACCTACAATCGTTGCTAAATCGTCCAATTGTTCTATCCGCTTCCCACGTAGTTTTTCTGCTCTCGGATGGGTCTACATACAAGAAAAGGATTAGGTAAGTAGATGATACTTGAGTACACATAATTAAAGAGAGAAACTTATGTAACAAATGAAATTTAATGCAAGGGGTTGTGAGCAACCATTACCTTGAGGTACTCTTCCCATACCTCGTCTGGGTCTGTGACAACCATACGCTCGCTATCCCACCCAAAACCACTTGCGGCTAACATGTCCTTCACATCGTTGTACTCTTGCTTATGATACCGCAATCGGTTTTGGACGTTTTGCCAGTTTACCGATATTTCAGTCCTCCTAGACACCTCCTCAGCGGCCGCATAATATGCTTCTCTCTTAAATCCATTATCTGCCTGTTGACCCAAAGCGATTTGCTCCAACAACGTATTGAACAATATCTGATCCATTGTtctagtccacttgatctttgcagCTCGCAATAGAGGCTCAGCAAGCGATTTCACAGTCTTCTCGGGTGGAGAAAAACATGTCGGTAGAACTGGAGACCTCGCCGGGGACTGCGTCGGCGTATGTGTACTACTTAGCCAATTGTTAGATATCTCACCTAATGTGTGGATTAACAAACAGTTATAAACCGAATAAACAGTGAAGTATACAGTTCTACTAGCAACTATTCATGCATTGAAGAGTATATAATCGTATCAAGTGAATATGTAAGTCCAAAATGATAGTGTTCAAATCGACCATATTTTACTTATACATATATGTGCCTATCCGTTAAGTCAatgcatttaataaaaaaaaaaggagtctATCTATTCCTACTATTCATTTGGGTGTATGTCCACATGCACTTCGCAATTTCATCACGAACTTTGATCCACGCCTCTTTCTCCCGCTGTGTCACTTGAAGTAGCCACTATCGCCcatccattgttgatacatcattTGGTATAGGATTACTCTCTACATTCCCCATGGGTATACCAATATCGTCTAAATCTTGTTCAGTTTCGTTTTCCTGACCAATGAAATTATGTAGTACAGAACAAGCTACTACAATCTTGACCTGTGTTTCAAATGGATATTGCGCAGCTGTCTTCAAAATAGGAGATCTACCCTTTATTACACTGAAACAACGCTCAATTGCGTTTCGCAATTGTGCATATCGATAGTTGAATAACTCTTTTTTATTCATGGGTGCTCTCCCAGTTCGATATTCTTGCAAGTAATATCGAATATCGCGTAAGGCGCCATGAATCCAGGTGAGTAAGCGTATCCTGCGTCGACGACAAAATATTTTCCTACACTGCGTAAGAGTTATGGTTTTGGGGGTTAGTGTGTTGAGAATGATGTTACCGTAAACAATATTACCAGGTATTTGTGATAAAACAATTACCGTGTGGGACAATTAGTGGATCATCACTTCGGGGCAGTGCGCTATGTAAGACCCGTGCATCTGAAGCAGAACTCTCCTATCCAACTAGCACGTATACGAATGTCATGTCAAACGAACAAGCAGCAAGCACATTTTGAGATACGACACCCTTCCTATTGCGAAAGCTTGGGTGTTGGGATGCTTCCACATGAGCGGGAATATGCGTCTCATCTATCGCACCAGCACAATGATATTCGGCATGATATCGAATTTCACTTATAAGATAATATGGTAAATAATAACTTACTTCAACATAATAACAGAAAAGCCTTCTTCATATCAAAAACGGTACCTGGAAATAAGTAGCCCAATAAGGATTTGATTGAATCTCGGTGGGGGTATCAGTACCGGCCTGCTTAACAAATTCAGGATACAAAGACACTATTGCATCAAGCACACGGTGAAAGTGACGACTTACGGTTTCACCTGAACGTATAAACATGTGTCCTATTACACGATTACTCACGTTATGTCCAATTGTATGGAGGAATATGACTAATTGCTCTTTAAGACTAACGTTACGAGTATCGCGTAGTTGCGTTTTATCTCGCAGTATATTACATAGTGAAAAGAACCTTCTCGCTTCATCCTCAACTGCGTAACACAGTCCTTGTTACTTGCACGAACGATAGAACTGATAAATCTTGCCCGCTTGTCTTCCCCTTGACGCGGCGGTTCTCTTAACATATAGTGGCGATAATATTCTCCAACAGCAGCGACGCATGCGGCCACCGTGAGCACCACCACGGTCTCGGCCATCTCTTCTTCATCGTCGCTCTCCATCTCATAAACCTCACCTACACTTACGGAGACAAGATACCATGAAATCACCACGGAAAACCCTACTTGAATATTCAGGTTAAGCACGTAAAGCAATAGGAGGCCATTGGAAAGGTAAGAG
This region of Magnolia sinica isolate HGM2019 chromosome 1, MsV1, whole genome shotgun sequence genomic DNA includes:
- the LOC131240602 gene encoding uncharacterized protein At2g29880-like, with protein sequence MDQILFNTLLEQIALGQQADNGFKREAYYAAAEEVSRRTEISVNWQNVQNRLRYHKQEYNDVKDMLAASGFGWDSERMVVTDPDEVWEEYLKTHPRAEKLRGKRIEQLDDLATIVGTDHVTGCYAQGSRNMAAASSRVQR